A window from Listeria seeligeri serovar 1/2b str. SLCC3954 encodes these proteins:
- the pfkB gene encoding 1-phosphofructokinase: MIYTITLNPSIDYIVQIDQLNLGELNRMKQDYKLPGGKGINVSRVLNQLNVPNLATGFLGGFTGEFIRDWLREEGVKTGFVTVKGDTRINIKLKHGEETEINGLGPVISEKEINEFLDAMDKVTADDIVILSGSVPPSLGNDFYNRIIQICKEKQAEFMIDTTGQELLNALPNNPILIKPNHHELGELFHVQLNDVNELIPYGKKCLELGAQHVIVSMAGDGALLFTGEDVYFAEALQGELKNSVGAGDSMIAGFIGTFDKTKDPIKAFAAGVATGGATAFSTDLAEAKLIDELLPQVKITKITGRH, translated from the coding sequence ATGATTTATACAATTACTTTAAACCCATCAATTGATTATATTGTACAAATCGACCAGTTAAATCTTGGGGAATTGAATCGGATGAAACAAGATTATAAATTACCTGGTGGCAAAGGTATCAATGTAAGTCGAGTATTAAATCAATTGAATGTACCAAACCTTGCTACAGGGTTTCTAGGTGGATTTACTGGTGAATTTATTAGAGACTGGCTAAGAGAAGAAGGCGTGAAAACTGGTTTTGTCACTGTAAAAGGTGATACCCGTATAAATATTAAATTAAAGCATGGCGAGGAAACAGAAATTAATGGTTTAGGACCAGTAATTTCTGAAAAAGAAATCAATGAATTTTTAGATGCAATGGATAAAGTAACAGCAGACGATATTGTTATTCTATCTGGAAGCGTTCCACCTTCACTAGGAAATGACTTTTATAATAGAATAATTCAAATTTGCAAAGAAAAACAAGCTGAATTTATGATCGACACAACTGGTCAAGAATTGTTGAATGCTTTACCGAACAATCCTATTTTAATCAAACCGAATCATCATGAATTAGGTGAGTTGTTCCATGTTCAATTAAATGACGTAAATGAACTCATTCCTTATGGTAAAAAATGTTTGGAACTTGGAGCCCAACACGTGATTGTATCTATGGCCGGAGATGGAGCTCTTCTTTTTACAGGAGAGGATGTTTATTTTGCAGAAGCCTTACAAGGTGAACTGAAAAACTCTGTTGGTGCTGGGGATTCGATGATTGCTGGTTTTATTGGGACTTTTGATAAAACAAAAGATCCAATAAAAGCCTTTGCAGCTGGTGTCGCAACAGGTGGAGCTACAGCATTTTCAACAGATTTAGCTGAAGCAAAACTGATTGATGAGTTACTGCCACAAGTGAAGATAACTAAAATAACAGGGAGGCACTAA